One segment of Pontibacter akesuensis DNA contains the following:
- the mfd gene encoding transcription-repair coupling factor, with translation MKVKDFLELYRLDGVVQTIAGRLKADEPYRLQIKGLAGSQDAVLASAVYTLNYGHQLFIMHDKEEAAYFYTDLKNLLGEEKDILLFPTSYKRPYSFDDTENANILMRAEVLNRLNQKTGKGELIVTYPEALTEKVINKKSLVENTLGAKVGEKLDTAFLSEMLAEYGFERTEFVYEAGQYAVRGGIVDVYSYANDLPYRIELFGDEIESIRTFDPETQLSVETKKAISIIPNVQTKLLQETREAFLDFIPANTTLWFKDVRLTLDVIDEYFDKAAHNFEKMLATSGGTQIVSDPEQLFQTQKQFKKLLEKFNVVEIGKRFHFKSSETIQLQAKPQPSFNKDFKRLVKDLHEQQGAGFVNIIATDSPRQINRLTMIFDELDHDVRFQHLPVSLREGFIDQTLKITCYTDHQLFDRFYQHKAKEGHSKSKAMTLKELRSLQPGDYVTHIDYGIGRFAGLEKVEVGGRLQEAIRLVYRDDDLLYVSIHALHKISKYSGKEGGPPSMSKLGSPEWENKKKRVKSKVKDIAHELISLYAKRKAAPGYAYTRDGFLQAELESSFIYEDTPDQGKATEDVKADMEQPHPMDRLVCGDVGFGKTEIAIRAAFKAACDGKQVAVLVPTTILAMQHFRTFRDRLEQFPVTVDYVNRFKTAKDTKDTLKRLAEGKVDILIGTHRIVSKDVKFKDLGLMIIDEEQKFGVKTKEKLREMKINVDTLTLTATPIPRTLHFSLMGARDLSVIATPPPNRQPVKTELHVFDETLIRDAIVHEMKRGGQVFFVHNRIKDIEEIAAMILRHVPDCKVTYAHGQMEPEKLEKRMMKFVNGEYDVLVSTNIIESGLDIENANTIIINRAHMFGLSDLHQMRGRVGRSNKKAYCYLLTPPVAGLPSDARKRLSTLEEFSDLGEGFKIAMRDLDIRGAGNLLGGEQTGFITDLGFEMYHQVLDDAIKELKETEFRELFLGDNLEQFIEPVRECNIETDMEVLIPDWYVNNISERLNLYSKLDNVKSLDELEKLRASIVDRFGALPEQVQQLVEIVKLRWQAQQLGFEKLTIKKEVMKGYLPSENNDAYFQSDVFGNILKYVQQHPRRSRLKDAKHKLIVIVEDIQSIADAKEVFEGLGIAAATSV, from the coding sequence ATGAAAGTAAAAGATTTCCTAGAGCTTTACCGCCTCGATGGCGTAGTACAGACAATTGCCGGGCGGCTGAAAGCGGATGAGCCTTACCGCCTCCAGATAAAAGGGCTGGCGGGCAGCCAGGATGCGGTGCTGGCCTCGGCGGTTTATACTTTGAATTACGGGCACCAACTCTTCATCATGCACGACAAAGAGGAGGCTGCCTATTTTTATACCGACCTGAAGAACCTGCTGGGCGAGGAGAAGGACATCCTGCTTTTCCCTACCTCCTATAAGCGCCCCTACAGCTTCGACGATACCGAGAACGCCAACATCCTCATGCGCGCCGAGGTGCTCAACCGCCTGAACCAGAAAACCGGGAAAGGCGAGCTCATCGTGACGTACCCGGAGGCGCTTACCGAGAAGGTGATCAACAAAAAATCGCTGGTGGAGAACACGCTGGGCGCGAAGGTGGGTGAGAAACTGGACACGGCTTTTCTAAGTGAGATGCTGGCCGAGTATGGCTTTGAGCGCACCGAATTCGTGTATGAGGCGGGCCAGTATGCCGTGCGCGGTGGTATTGTGGATGTATACTCCTACGCCAACGATTTGCCTTACCGCATCGAGCTTTTTGGTGATGAGATAGAAAGTATCCGCACGTTTGATCCGGAGACGCAGCTGTCGGTGGAGACGAAGAAGGCGATCTCGATTATACCCAACGTGCAGACGAAGCTGCTGCAGGAAACACGCGAAGCTTTCCTTGATTTTATTCCCGCCAACACCACACTCTGGTTTAAGGACGTACGCCTGACACTGGATGTGATCGACGAGTATTTCGATAAGGCGGCTCATAATTTCGAGAAGATGCTGGCGACCAGTGGAGGCACCCAGATCGTGTCGGACCCGGAGCAGCTGTTCCAGACGCAGAAGCAGTTTAAGAAGCTGCTTGAAAAGTTTAACGTGGTGGAGATCGGCAAGCGCTTCCATTTCAAATCATCCGAAACCATACAGCTGCAGGCAAAGCCGCAACCCTCGTTCAACAAAGATTTTAAGCGGCTGGTAAAGGACCTGCACGAGCAGCAGGGCGCTGGCTTTGTGAACATCATCGCTACCGACTCTCCGCGCCAGATCAACCGCCTGACGATGATTTTTGATGAGCTGGACCACGACGTGCGTTTCCAGCATTTGCCGGTTTCGCTGCGCGAAGGCTTCATCGACCAGACGCTCAAGATCACCTGCTACACCGACCATCAACTGTTCGACCGTTTCTACCAGCACAAGGCTAAGGAAGGACATTCCAAGTCGAAGGCGATGACGCTGAAAGAGCTGCGCTCGCTGCAGCCCGGCGACTACGTAACCCACATCGACTACGGCATCGGGCGTTTTGCCGGATTGGAGAAAGTAGAAGTGGGCGGGCGTTTACAGGAGGCAATTCGGCTGGTGTACCGCGACGATGATTTGCTGTATGTGAGCATCCACGCGCTGCACAAGATCAGCAAGTATAGCGGCAAGGAAGGCGGTCCGCCAAGTATGAGCAAGCTGGGTTCGCCGGAGTGGGAGAACAAGAAGAAGCGGGTTAAGAGCAAAGTCAAAGACATTGCCCACGAACTCATCAGCCTGTACGCCAAACGCAAGGCCGCGCCGGGCTATGCCTACACCCGCGATGGCTTTTTGCAGGCCGAACTGGAGTCTTCATTTATCTATGAAGATACGCCTGACCAGGGCAAAGCCACCGAGGATGTGAAAGCCGACATGGAGCAGCCGCACCCCATGGACCGCCTTGTTTGCGGGGACGTGGGCTTCGGCAAAACCGAGATCGCCATTCGCGCTGCCTTTAAGGCGGCCTGCGACGGCAAGCAGGTGGCCGTGCTGGTACCTACCACCATACTTGCCATGCAGCATTTCCGCACCTTCCGCGACCGCCTGGAGCAGTTTCCGGTAACGGTGGATTATGTGAACCGCTTTAAAACGGCCAAGGACACCAAAGACACGCTCAAGCGCCTGGCCGAAGGCAAAGTGGACATCCTGATCGGCACGCACCGCATCGTGAGCAAGGACGTGAAGTTCAAAGACCTCGGTTTGATGATCATAGACGAGGAGCAGAAGTTCGGGGTGAAGACAAAAGAGAAGCTGCGCGAGATGAAGATAAACGTAGACACGCTCACGCTCACCGCCACGCCGATTCCACGCACGCTGCACTTCTCGCTGATGGGTGCCCGCGACTTGTCCGTAATCGCCACGCCGCCGCCAAACCGACAGCCGGTAAAAACAGAGCTGCACGTGTTTGATGAAACACTTATCCGGGATGCCATTGTGCATGAGATGAAGCGCGGCGGCCAGGTATTTTTTGTGCACAACCGCATCAAGGATATTGAGGAAATCGCCGCCATGATTCTGCGCCATGTGCCGGACTGCAAGGTAACCTATGCCCATGGGCAGATGGAGCCGGAAAAGCTGGAGAAGCGCATGATGAAGTTCGTGAACGGCGAGTACGACGTGCTGGTGAGCACCAACATTATCGAGTCTGGTCTGGACATTGAGAACGCCAACACCATTATTATTAACCGCGCGCACATGTTCGGCCTTTCGGACCTGCACCAGATGCGTGGCCGTGTAGGTAGATCAAACAAAAAAGCCTACTGCTATTTGCTCACGCCTCCTGTGGCCGGACTACCGTCTGATGCCCGCAAGCGCCTGAGTACGCTCGAAGAATTCTCTGACTTGGGCGAAGGCTTCAAGATCGCAATGCGTGACCTGGACATTCGCGGCGCGGGTAATTTGCTGGGCGGCGAGCAAACCGGTTTCATTACCGACCTGGGTTTTGAGATGTACCATCAGGTGCTCGACGATGCCATTAAGGAGCTTAAGGAAACTGAGTTCCGCGAGCTGTTCCTGGGCGACAACCTGGAGCAGTTTATTGAGCCGGTGCGCGAGTGCAACATCGAAACGGACATGGAAGTGCTCATCCCGGACTGGTATGTGAACAACATCTCAGAGCGACTCAACCTCTACAGCAAGCTCGACAACGTGAAGAGCCTGGATGAGCTGGAGAAGCTGCGCGCAAGTATAGTCGATCGGTTTGGCGCATTGCCGGAGCAGGTGCAGCAACTGGTGGAGATCGTGAAACTGCGTTGGCAGGCCCAGCAGCTTGGTTTCGAGAAGCTCACCATCAAAAAAGAAGTGATGAAAGGCTACCTGCCCAGCGAGAATAACGACGCCTACTTCCAGTCGGATGTGTTCGGCAACATTCTCAAGTATGTGCAACAACACCCGCGCCGGTCGCGCCTGAAAGACGCCAAGCACAAGCTTATCGTGATCGTGGAGGATATTCAAAGTATAGCCGATGCCAAAGAGGTGTTTGAGGGACTGGGCATCGCGGCAGCCACATCAGTATAA
- a CDS encoding PAS domain-containing protein: protein MPQKDSNLSAVFGSMFHALPGLYLVLTPDLVIQHATDAFLETTLSSRENIIGRYFFDVFPNNPSTPQVDSANLFKQSLQFVLEHRQEHHMAILRYDIPRPQGGFEERYWSPVNRPILDTAGNMRYILHEAKDITAQVLSEQEQLHHQERLYMLTDALHAVSWEYDMANNRISWGKGLQEVFGYLPEDMGPGGESWHSRVHPDDYPRVEQGIQQATANGDKVWSSEYRFLKADGTYAHVLDQGFIVYDANGQPARTIGSIIDLSLSKSSEQSLKESDARFWHLLEVLPHMAWMADSKGRLTYFNSNWYDYTGMRPGQVDGWINVVHPEDSAQLLAAWQEATQSGQVFESEYRIRNHSTGEYRWFLERGVPMYDAQRNIQAWIGSYADIEEQKNAYNQVLRKDQYLEKVLNASPAHLCLLEGPDYVCRYITPGFHRVYGNRQYLGKPARAIWPEYTGTKFWKRLDEVYHHLRIVSIDAYEIAYDRHKAGQKDVAYLNFKYQPLLDDEGKAEGVLISAIEVTELVELKKQLTELQNKISS, encoded by the coding sequence ATGCCACAGAAAGACTCAAACTTATCCGCTGTGTTTGGCAGCATGTTCCATGCGTTGCCGGGCCTGTACCTGGTTTTAACGCCTGACCTGGTGATACAGCACGCCACCGATGCCTTTCTGGAAACCACACTTTCCTCGCGCGAAAACATTATTGGCCGCTACTTCTTTGATGTGTTCCCGAACAATCCCTCCACGCCACAGGTGGATTCGGCAAACCTTTTCAAGCAGTCGCTGCAGTTTGTGTTGGAGCACAGACAGGAGCACCACATGGCTATACTTCGCTATGATATCCCTCGCCCACAGGGGGGCTTTGAGGAACGCTACTGGAGCCCCGTTAACCGCCCCATACTTGATACCGCGGGAAACATGCGCTACATCCTGCACGAGGCAAAGGATATCACAGCCCAGGTGCTGAGTGAGCAGGAGCAACTGCATCACCAGGAGCGGCTGTACATGCTCACCGATGCCCTTCATGCGGTGTCGTGGGAGTATGACATGGCCAACAACAGAATAAGCTGGGGGAAAGGCCTGCAGGAGGTTTTCGGCTACCTACCCGAAGACATGGGCCCGGGCGGCGAATCATGGCACAGCCGCGTGCACCCCGACGACTACCCCAGGGTGGAGCAGGGCATACAGCAGGCAACCGCCAACGGCGACAAAGTATGGTCCAGCGAGTACCGTTTCCTGAAGGCCGACGGCACCTACGCCCACGTGCTGGACCAGGGCTTTATCGTCTACGACGCCAATGGCCAGCCTGCCCGCACCATCGGCTCCATCATCGACCTGTCTCTGAGTAAGAGCTCTGAGCAGAGCCTGAAAGAAAGCGACGCACGCTTCTGGCACTTGCTCGAGGTGCTCCCGCACATGGCCTGGATGGCTGATTCAAAAGGCCGCCTGACTTACTTTAACAGCAACTGGTACGATTACACCGGCATGCGCCCCGGCCAGGTGGACGGCTGGATAAATGTGGTGCACCCCGAGGACTCAGCCCAACTGCTGGCTGCCTGGCAGGAGGCCACCCAAAGCGGCCAGGTGTTCGAGTCTGAGTACCGCATCCGCAACCACAGCACCGGGGAGTACCGCTGGTTTCTGGAGCGCGGGGTGCCGATGTATGATGCGCAGCGCAACATACAGGCCTGGATCGGATCTTATGCCGACATTGAAGAGCAGAAAAACGCGTACAACCAGGTTCTCAGAAAAGACCAGTACCTGGAGAAGGTGCTGAACGCCTCTCCTGCGCACTTGTGCCTGCTGGAAGGCCCCGACTATGTATGCCGCTACATCACCCCCGGCTTTCACAGGGTGTACGGAAACCGCCAGTACCTTGGCAAGCCTGCCCGGGCCATCTGGCCAGAATATACCGGCACAAAATTTTGGAAAAGGCTGGATGAAGTATACCATCATCTCAGAATTGTTTCTATTGATGCTTATGAGATAGCCTACGACCGGCACAAGGCAGGGCAAAAAGACGTGGCGTATCTTAACTTTAAATACCAACCTTTGTTAGATGACGAGGGCAAAGCGGAGGGCGTGTTAATTTCTGCCATAGAAGTGACAGAACTGGTCGAACTGAAAAAGCAGCTAACCGAGCTACAGAACAAGATATCGTCCTGA
- a CDS encoding PAS domain-containing protein yields MPATLAQPAYKNIFKALPGSFLVLSPDSIILEVSEHYRKATHTLVKDIVGASLLDTFPENPDIEHLKSREAIRNSLQQVVTLKSPHTLDAIRYDILTPDGNFEERYWTLRSVPVLDGLGEVEFIVHEVQDITAQVMKKQEVNAAHNSLWVVAKSAGGIVWEANLLENKLTWSETYKDVLGYGDEDLEATLDSWDKHVHPEDLPGVRKSIRAAIGSMKKLWVGEYRYRKANGSYTSLIDYGYIIYDDTTQKPVRLLGTMVDVGRQKDYELKLLDMNQRFQRIAMATNDVIWDWNLKDDSIWWNEGFKTLFGYAEEDIEDTVVSWTSRIHPDDLATTKASIYSVINSGGTSWEGEYSFRCADGTYKLVRDRGFVMRDEQGEPQRMVGAMIDITIQKRTQQQLQESMSHTTQLLESLPLMTWTALPNGDLNYYSQRWYDYTGSTFEIMQDWGWSKLIHPEDLEETTKQWLNSLSTGQDLVLENRFRSSKGVYRWFLVRAVPIRNAEGQVTMWVGSHTDIEEQKQLLLALEESNSKFKLLAESIPHIVWSGEPDGHVDFFNQQWYDYTRMSEEETLGFGWAPSLHPDDLQATIDDWISAIKTGEKYERELRLRDIYTENYRWFLARALPQRNADGQIVKWFGTATDIHDQKMLREQVEESERQFRFLSESIPQMVWTATPEGVTDYVNKRWFDYTSLSEKDSLGRGVWLKVLHPDDVQRTLDRWRFSVKHGDFFEIEYRIRSGNNDTYRWFLGQGVPMRDEQGNIIKWFGTCTDIEDHKRAEEELVEKNLELERINQDLDSFVYTASHDLKLPIVNMVGIFEELIQSAEFKDADAPHMIELFNKSFKQLHATIHDLGEVVRVQKTKERNLEELNLQEVCEDVLVSVQEIIRHSGASIQFDFSEAPTVPFTRASLKSMVYNLITNALKYRAHDRAPEIKLRSLVRNNYIELQVQDNGLGLDLNKQQSKLFQMFKRFHNHVEGSGLGLYIVNRLLTNHGGYIHIESELDKGTTFYLYFKRKKA; encoded by the coding sequence ATGCCTGCTACCTTAGCTCAGCCAGCTTATAAAAATATTTTCAAGGCACTGCCAGGCTCTTTCCTGGTACTGTCTCCGGACTCCATCATACTGGAGGTGAGTGAGCATTACAGAAAGGCAACCCATACGCTGGTAAAGGACATTGTGGGCGCTTCCCTGTTGGACACTTTTCCGGAGAACCCTGACATTGAACACCTGAAATCAAGGGAGGCGATCCGTAATTCCCTGCAGCAGGTGGTAACCCTGAAAAGCCCGCACACCCTCGATGCCATCCGCTACGATATCTTAACGCCCGATGGCAACTTTGAGGAGCGCTACTGGACCTTGCGCAGCGTGCCTGTGCTTGATGGCTTAGGCGAGGTGGAGTTTATTGTGCATGAAGTGCAGGACATCACGGCTCAGGTAATGAAGAAGCAGGAGGTGAATGCGGCGCATAACAGCCTCTGGGTAGTAGCCAAGTCTGCCGGTGGCATTGTGTGGGAGGCCAATCTGCTTGAAAATAAACTGACCTGGAGTGAGACATATAAAGATGTTCTCGGTTACGGCGACGAAGATTTGGAGGCTACCCTGGACAGCTGGGACAAGCACGTGCATCCGGAGGATCTGCCGGGGGTGCGGAAAAGTATAAGGGCGGCAATAGGGAGCATGAAAAAGCTGTGGGTTGGCGAGTACCGCTACCGCAAAGCTAACGGCTCCTACACCAGCCTGATCGACTACGGCTATATTATTTATGACGACACCACGCAAAAGCCCGTCCGCCTGCTAGGCACGATGGTGGACGTGGGCCGGCAGAAAGACTATGAGCTGAAGCTACTGGACATGAACCAGCGGTTTCAGCGCATTGCCATGGCCACCAACGATGTAATCTGGGACTGGAACCTGAAAGACGATTCTATCTGGTGGAACGAGGGCTTCAAGACCCTGTTCGGGTACGCTGAGGAAGACATTGAGGACACCGTCGTGTCCTGGACCAGTCGCATTCACCCGGACGACCTGGCAACAACGAAAGCATCCATTTACAGTGTGATAAACAGCGGCGGCACCAGTTGGGAAGGCGAATATAGCTTCCGCTGCGCCGACGGCACCTATAAACTGGTCCGGGACCGGGGCTTTGTGATGCGCGACGAGCAGGGCGAGCCGCAGCGCATGGTGGGCGCCATGATAGACATCACCATACAAAAGCGCACCCAGCAGCAGCTTCAAGAAAGCATGTCGCATACTACGCAGTTGCTGGAGTCGCTCCCGCTCATGACCTGGACCGCCCTGCCCAACGGCGACCTCAACTACTACAGCCAGCGCTGGTACGACTACACCGGCTCCACCTTTGAGATAATGCAGGACTGGGGCTGGAGCAAGCTCATACACCCCGAAGACCTGGAGGAGACTACCAAACAGTGGCTGAACTCCCTCAGCACAGGCCAGGACCTGGTGCTTGAAAACAGGTTCAGGTCCAGCAAGGGTGTCTATCGGTGGTTCCTGGTGCGCGCTGTACCGATCCGCAACGCGGAGGGCCAGGTAACCATGTGGGTTGGCTCCCACACAGACATTGAGGAGCAGAAGCAGCTGTTGCTGGCCCTGGAGGAAAGCAACAGCAAGTTTAAGCTCTTGGCAGAGTCTATCCCGCACATTGTGTGGAGCGGCGAGCCTGACGGACATGTCGATTTCTTTAACCAGCAATGGTATGACTATACCCGCATGAGTGAAGAGGAGACGCTCGGTTTCGGCTGGGCCCCATCCCTGCACCCCGATGACCTGCAAGCTACCATAGACGACTGGATAAGTGCCATAAAAACCGGTGAGAAGTATGAGCGCGAGTTGCGCCTGCGCGATATCTATACTGAAAATTACCGCTGGTTTCTGGCGCGGGCCCTGCCACAGCGCAACGCCGACGGCCAGATTGTGAAGTGGTTCGGAACCGCCACCGACATCCACGACCAAAAAATGCTGCGGGAGCAGGTAGAAGAATCAGAACGGCAGTTCCGGTTCCTGTCGGAGTCTATTCCGCAGATGGTGTGGACCGCAACGCCCGAGGGCGTAACCGATTACGTGAACAAACGCTGGTTCGATTATACTTCCCTAAGCGAGAAAGATAGCTTGGGCCGTGGCGTCTGGCTCAAGGTGCTGCACCCGGATGATGTGCAACGCACACTGGACCGTTGGCGGTTCTCGGTGAAGCATGGCGACTTTTTCGAAATCGAGTACCGCATCAGAAGCGGGAACAACGATACCTACCGCTGGTTTTTAGGGCAGGGAGTTCCCATGCGCGACGAACAGGGCAACATCATAAAGTGGTTCGGCACCTGCACCGATATTGAAGACCACAAGCGGGCGGAAGAAGAACTGGTGGAGAAAAACCTGGAACTGGAGCGCATTAACCAGGATTTGGATAGCTTTGTGTACACGGCATCGCACGACCTGAAGCTGCCGATTGTGAATATGGTGGGTATTTTTGAGGAACTCATCCAAAGCGCCGAGTTCAAGGATGCCGATGCCCCACACATGATCGAGCTGTTCAACAAGTCGTTTAAGCAGCTGCATGCCACCATACACGACCTGGGCGAAGTGGTGCGTGTGCAGAAGACAAAAGAGCGCAACCTGGAGGAGCTAAACCTGCAGGAAGTATGCGAAGACGTGCTGGTAAGCGTGCAGGAAATCATCAGACACAGCGGCGCCAGCATACAGTTTGATTTTTCGGAGGCCCCCACCGTGCCCTTTACACGCGCCAGCCTGAAGAGCATGGTCTACAACCTGATTACAAACGCGTTGAAATACCGCGCCCACGACCGTGCCCCTGAAATCAAACTGCGCTCGCTGGTGCGCAACAACTACATCGAACTGCAGGTACAGGATAATGGCCTTGGGCTGGACCTGAACAAGCAACAGAGCAAGCTGTTCCAGATGTTTAAGCGCTTCCACAACCACGTAGAGGGGTCCGGGCTGGGTTTATACATTGTAAACAGGCTGCTGACAAACCACGGGGGGTACATCCATATTGAAAGTGAACTGGACAAGGGAACTACCTTTTACCTGTACTTTAAACGTAAAAAAGCATAA
- a CDS encoding response regulator codes for MKSLNTILLIDDDETTNYLNHRLLTRLELASDIRVVTNGEEALNYLRHAFGGNEDYPYPDLILVDIKMSVMDGFEFLEEYQNYPKEQKDKTVLLMLTSSASFYDLEKLKQFPDVRQHYSKPLTEADVREIANTYF; via the coding sequence ATGAAGTCCCTGAACACCATATTGCTGATCGACGACGACGAAACGACGAATTACCTGAATCATCGCCTGCTCACGCGCCTGGAATTGGCCTCTGATATTCGGGTGGTGACGAACGGTGAGGAAGCATTGAACTACCTCCGCCACGCGTTTGGCGGCAACGAAGACTACCCCTACCCGGACCTTATTTTAGTGGATATCAAAATGTCGGTAATGGATGGTTTTGAGTTTCTGGAGGAATACCAGAACTATCCGAAAGAGCAGAAAGACAAGACCGTGCTGCTCATGCTTACGTCCTCGGCCAGCTTTTACGACCTTGAAAAGCTGAAGCAGTTCCCCGATGTGCGCCAGCATTACTCCAAGCCCCTGACCGAGGCGGATGTGCGCGAGATCGCAAACACGTATTTTTAG
- a CDS encoding uracil-DNA glycosylase family protein: MEALESLLEQVRACRLCEEHLPLGPRPVLAASPSARLLIVGQAPGTKVHASGIPWNDQSGKRLRHWLGLEPEVFYDASKVAIIPIGFCYPGKGKSGDLPPRRECTQHWHQRLLAQLPNIQLTLLIGKYAQDYFLGNQAKATLTETVTNWHQYLPQYMPMPHPSPLNQFWLRRHPWFEADAVPYVRQLVQQIL, from the coding sequence ATGGAGGCATTGGAGAGTTTACTGGAGCAGGTGCGCGCCTGCCGCTTGTGCGAAGAGCACTTGCCACTGGGGCCGCGCCCGGTGCTGGCAGCCAGCCCCAGCGCCAGACTGCTGATTGTGGGGCAGGCACCCGGCACCAAAGTGCACGCCAGCGGCATTCCCTGGAACGACCAGAGCGGCAAACGCCTGCGGCACTGGCTAGGCCTGGAGCCGGAAGTCTTTTACGATGCCAGCAAAGTGGCCATCATACCCATCGGCTTCTGCTACCCCGGCAAGGGCAAAAGCGGCGACCTGCCGCCCCGCCGTGAGTGTACGCAGCACTGGCACCAGCGGCTGCTTGCGCAGTTACCCAACATCCAACTCACCCTGCTCATCGGCAAGTATGCGCAGGATTACTTTCTGGGAAATCAGGCAAAAGCCACGCTGACCGAAACCGTGACCAATTGGCACCAGTACCTGCCGCAGTACATGCCTATGCCGCACCCCTCGCCCCTGAACCAGTTCTGGCTCCGCCGCCACCCTTGGTTTGAAGCGGATGCGGTGCCTTATGTCCGGCAGCTGGTACAGCAAATACTTTAG
- a CDS encoding methionine aminotransferase, producing the protein MINYPNSKLPDIGTSIFTVMTSLANEHKAINLSQGFPDFNCPEPLMQLVSKYMHEGFNQYAPMAGMPQLRQKISQKTERLYGYRPDADTEVTVTSGATEALNAAITAVVKPNDEVILLEPCYDSYAPVIRLNGGSPIYVPLALPDFSVDWDQVKRRISSRTRLIIINTPHNPTGAVITKQDMDTLANLLDGTDILVLSDEVYEHMVFDGQQHYSVLQHPQLRERSFVVSSFGKTYHTTGWKIGYAVAPALLTSELRKMHQFITFCSPTPLQLAIADFMDEASHYLELQDFYQTKRDFFAAQLRNTRFEFTPSAGTYFQLVKYDAITSEFDQDFARRLTTDTGVAAIPVSAFYHDKTDNKFLRLCFAKSEETLRAAGERLAQV; encoded by the coding sequence ATGATCAACTACCCCAACAGCAAGCTGCCCGATATCGGTACCAGTATTTTCACCGTGATGACCTCGCTGGCAAACGAGCACAAGGCCATTAATTTGTCTCAGGGCTTCCCGGATTTCAACTGCCCGGAGCCGCTCATGCAGTTGGTGAGCAAGTATATGCACGAAGGCTTTAACCAGTATGCGCCCATGGCCGGTATGCCGCAGCTGCGCCAGAAGATCAGTCAGAAAACGGAGAGGCTATACGGCTACCGCCCCGACGCTGACACAGAGGTAACGGTAACCAGTGGTGCCACAGAGGCCTTGAATGCCGCCATTACGGCCGTGGTGAAACCAAATGACGAGGTTATACTGCTGGAACCCTGCTACGACAGCTACGCGCCTGTTATCCGGCTTAATGGTGGTTCGCCTATCTATGTCCCGCTGGCCCTGCCCGACTTTTCGGTGGATTGGGACCAGGTGAAACGCCGCATCTCTTCCCGCACGCGCCTGATCATCATCAACACGCCGCACAACCCAACCGGTGCCGTGATAACGAAGCAGGATATGGACACGCTGGCAAACCTGCTGGACGGCACCGACATACTGGTATTGAGTGATGAGGTGTATGAGCACATGGTGTTTGACGGGCAGCAGCATTACAGTGTACTGCAGCACCCGCAGCTCAGGGAGCGCAGCTTTGTGGTTTCCTCTTTCGGGAAAACCTATCACACCACCGGCTGGAAAATAGGCTATGCCGTGGCGCCCGCATTACTTACGAGCGAGCTTCGCAAGATGCACCAGTTTATCACCTTCTGCTCACCCACGCCGCTGCAACTGGCCATTGCCGATTTTATGGATGAGGCGTCGCATTACTTGGAGCTGCAGGACTTCTACCAGACCAAGCGTGATTTTTTTGCAGCCCAACTCAGGAACACCCGCTTTGAATTTACCCCATCGGCAGGCACCTATTTCCAGTTGGTGAAGTATGATGCCATCACATCGGAATTTGACCAGGATTTCGCTAGGCGATTGACCACCGATACAGGTGTAGCCGCTATACCTGTTTCTGCCTTCTACCACGATAAAACCGACAATAAATTCCTGCGCCTCTGCTTTGCCAAGAGCGAGGAAACTCTGCGGGCAGCCGGGGAGAGGTTGGCGCAAGTATAG
- a CDS encoding amidohydrolase yields MNLRVTIVQTELHWQDADANRQMFTTKLAEAAPKTDLIVLPEMFTTGFSMQPEGLAEEADSTTLAWMQQEAKKHAAVVTGSVMVREGKQYFNRLYWVRPDGTYATYNKKHLFRMAKEHHTYAPGRERLLVELNGWKICPLVCYDLRFPVWSRNVNNGYDLLLYVANWPKVRNQAWRTLLQARAIENLSYVIGVNRVGTDGNNHPYAGDSAIIHPKGFHLLETAEVEGIHTLTLSKKELEDFREVFPAHLDADAFSLNG; encoded by the coding sequence ATGAACTTACGCGTAACCATTGTACAAACTGAACTGCACTGGCAGGACGCTGACGCAAACCGGCAAATGTTCACCACCAAACTGGCCGAAGCCGCTCCTAAAACAGACCTGATCGTGCTGCCTGAAATGTTCACCACCGGCTTCAGCATGCAGCCCGAGGGTCTTGCGGAGGAAGCCGACAGCACAACGCTGGCGTGGATGCAACAGGAGGCGAAAAAACATGCGGCGGTGGTTACTGGAAGTGTAATGGTGCGGGAGGGGAAGCAGTATTTCAACCGCCTGTACTGGGTGCGCCCGGATGGCACCTACGCGACCTACAACAAAAAGCACTTGTTCCGGATGGCAAAGGAACACCATACCTATGCGCCGGGCAGGGAGCGGCTGCTGGTGGAGCTGAACGGCTGGAAAATCTGTCCGCTGGTGTGCTACGATCTACGCTTCCCGGTGTGGAGCCGAAATGTGAACAACGGGTATGATCTGCTGCTGTACGTGGCCAATTGGCCGAAGGTGCGCAACCAGGCCTGGCGTACTCTCTTACAGGCACGCGCCATCGAGAATCTGTCCTACGTGATCGGTGTGAACCGCGTAGGCACCGATGGCAACAACCATCCCTACGCCGGGGACTCAGCCATCATCCATCCCAAAGGTTTTCACCTGCTGGAGACGGCCGAGGTAGAAGGAATTCACACCTTAACGTTAAGTAAAAAAGAGCTGGAGGATTTCAGAGAGGTTTTTCCGGCACATCTGGATGCAGATGCGTTTAGCTTGAACGGGTGA